From Algoriphagus sp. NG3, the proteins below share one genomic window:
- the kynU gene encoding kynureninase, whose translation MSFTYSLDFAREMDEKDPLKHFRNRFIFPKVDGKDAIYLCGNSLGLQPKTVKNYISKELENWAEMGVDGHFHGEDAWFFAKQKSKPALAEIVGAHEHEVVAMNNLSVNLHLLMVSFYQPTKERYKIIVEAGAFPSDQYMLETQVKFHGYDPEDAIVELTPREGEHTLRTADILAEIRNQGDSLAMVNMAGLQYYTGQVFDMKAITAVAHEVGAYAGFDLAHAAGNVSLSLHDWDVDFASWCSYKYMNSGPGNVSGVFVHERFAERSDMNRFAGWWGHDQEQRFKMEKGFIPMHGADGWQLSNSDIIGLAAHQASLDIFQEAGMANLRKKSEQLTAYLAYLIEEISGKSGILEIITPKNPAERGCQLSLHIHRGGKAVFDEWYKHGVVGDWRNPNVIRLAPTPLYNSFLDVFRFAQILEQSLKKFA comes from the coding sequence ATGAGCTTTACATATTCACTTGACTTTGCCCGGGAGATGGATGAAAAAGATCCCCTCAAACACTTCCGGAACCGGTTTATTTTCCCAAAGGTAGATGGAAAAGATGCTATTTATCTGTGCGGTAATTCCTTGGGCCTTCAGCCAAAAACTGTCAAAAACTACATCTCAAAAGAATTGGAAAACTGGGCAGAGATGGGCGTAGATGGGCATTTTCATGGAGAAGACGCATGGTTTTTTGCAAAGCAAAAATCAAAACCGGCACTAGCTGAAATCGTCGGGGCGCACGAGCATGAGGTGGTGGCGATGAATAACCTATCAGTGAACCTTCACCTCCTGATGGTTTCCTTTTATCAGCCTACCAAAGAACGATATAAAATCATCGTTGAAGCTGGTGCTTTTCCTTCAGACCAATACATGTTGGAGACCCAGGTGAAGTTTCATGGATATGATCCAGAAGATGCCATAGTGGAACTTACGCCCAGAGAAGGTGAGCATACACTTCGCACAGCTGATATTCTTGCAGAAATCAGAAATCAAGGTGACTCACTCGCCATGGTGAATATGGCAGGTTTGCAGTATTACACCGGACAGGTTTTTGATATGAAAGCTATTACAGCGGTGGCTCATGAAGTAGGAGCATATGCTGGCTTTGACCTGGCTCATGCTGCAGGAAATGTGTCATTAAGTCTCCATGACTGGGACGTGGATTTTGCGTCTTGGTGTAGTTACAAGTATATGAATTCAGGGCCGGGCAATGTTTCGGGGGTATTTGTTCATGAGCGTTTTGCTGAGCGTTCCGATATGAACCGTTTTGCAGGATGGTGGGGTCATGATCAGGAGCAGCGATTCAAGATGGAGAAAGGTTTTATCCCCATGCACGGGGCGGATGGATGGCAGCTTTCCAATTCTGATATCATTGGTTTGGCAGCCCATCAAGCATCATTGGATATCTTCCAAGAAGCAGGAATGGCCAATTTGAGAAAGAAGTCTGAGCAGCTCACAGCATATTTAGCTTATTTAATAGAAGAAATCAGTGGAAAATCAGGGATTTTGGAAATTATTACACCTAAAAATCCTGCGGAAAGAGGCTGTCAGTTATCTTTGCACATTCATCGCGGAGGCAAGGCTGTATTCGATGAATGGTATAAACACGGAGTAGTAGGCGACTGGCGCAATCCAAATGTGATCCGTCTGGCACCTACACCACTCTATAACAGCTTCCTGGATGTGTTCCGATTTGCTCAGATTCTGGAACAATCTCTGAAGAAATTCGCTTAA
- a CDS encoding thiamine pyrophosphokinase has translation MSSHHFVKEQQEPAVLILDADQIRFEQLSPLLEWVPTVLVSEYALDRVLSWGIKIDVILASVSFQATNQQLLEEQYPVKFIAAEGELYLEAGLEFLLATDHKAAHLIGISHISAFDLGTKLDLITITLLDGDWKYYPVKSGEFKKWFPDSTIHIHGKEGMPLQVQNDNGELILPITYATMLEVPEGITSIKAPGIFWIGEQVYS, from the coding sequence ATGTCTTCTCATCATTTTGTCAAAGAGCAGCAGGAACCTGCAGTGCTGATTTTGGATGCGGATCAGATTAGATTTGAGCAACTTTCTCCCTTGCTGGAATGGGTTCCTACCGTACTTGTCAGCGAATATGCGTTGGATCGGGTATTGAGCTGGGGAATAAAAATTGATGTGATTCTAGCATCAGTTTCATTTCAAGCTACTAATCAACAGCTTCTGGAAGAGCAGTATCCGGTGAAATTTATTGCAGCGGAAGGAGAGTTGTATCTTGAGGCAGGTCTTGAATTCCTGCTCGCCACTGACCATAAAGCAGCGCATTTAATTGGGATTTCCCATATTTCTGCTTTTGATCTGGGTACAAAATTGGATTTGATAACTATTACTTTGTTGGACGGAGACTGGAAATATTATCCAGTGAAGTCAGGGGAATTTAAAAAATGGTTTCCAGATAGTACTATCCATATTCATGGAAAGGAAGGCATGCCGTTGCAGGTTCAGAATGATAACGGAGAATTGATTTTGCCCATCACCTATGCGACCATGCTGGAGGTCCCGGAGGGAATTACCTCTATCAAAGCGCCTGGGATTTTTTGGATTGGAGAGCAGGTTTATTCATAA
- a CDS encoding fasciclin domain-containing protein: MNIQNFFKVAFAAFIFLSANMAFAQMEKTKMVGGAEMYPSKNIVENAVNSNDHTTLVAAVKAAGLVETLQGDGPFTVFAPDNMAFEKLPAGTVETLLKPENKAQLQAVLTYHVVAGKMGSKEIAAAIKKGDGKAVLTTVQGGKLTAWMKGKDLYITDENGGESKVTIADVWQSNGVIHSVDTVVLPKM, encoded by the coding sequence ATGAACATTCAAAATTTCTTCAAAGTGGCTTTTGCAGCCTTTATTTTTCTTTCTGCAAACATGGCTTTTGCTCAAATGGAAAAAACCAAAATGGTGGGCGGAGCAGAAATGTATCCTTCTAAAAACATTGTGGAAAATGCAGTAAACTCTAACGACCACACGACGCTAGTAGCAGCAGTGAAAGCTGCCGGATTGGTGGAGACTCTTCAGGGAGATGGCCCTTTCACGGTATTTGCTCCTGATAACATGGCCTTCGAGAAACTTCCTGCAGGAACTGTAGAGACGCTTTTGAAACCAGAAAACAAAGCTCAGCTTCAGGCAGTACTTACCTATCATGTGGTGGCTGGTAAAATGGGATCAAAAGAAATCGCTGCTGCGATCAAAAAAGGAGATGGCAAAGCAGTACTTACTACAGTTCAAGGGGGGAAATTGACTGCTTGGATGAAAGGTAAGGATCTTTACATCACCGACGAAAACGGCGGAGAATCCAAAGTGACTATCGCAGATGTATGGCAATCAAATGGAGTGATCCATTCAGTAGATACTGTGGTACTTCCTAAAATGTAA
- the prmC gene encoding peptide chain release factor N(5)-glutamine methyltransferase codes for MYTYQELIPSWASKLDIYEKQEAESLVSWLLEHHLGWRRSDLLNEADESSFPPKIFDDFERLRTGEPIQYILGKGPFYGREFVVSPATLIPRNETEELVHLIIKENPKAGLRILDIGTGTGCIPISLALEMNMPEVFGVDISEEALEIAEKNAEALGAKVTFSKIDIVSQTPEVSVLDILVSNPPYIPECEKTEMHRNVLDFEPELALFVSNEDSLIFYRTIAEKGKKLLKSGGKLYFEINEKYGEEVAFLLRETNYSEVKILKDLNGKDRMVKARK; via the coding sequence ATGTACACCTATCAAGAACTTATACCTTCTTGGGCTTCCAAACTCGATATTTACGAAAAGCAAGAGGCTGAGTCATTGGTAAGCTGGCTTTTGGAGCACCATCTGGGATGGAGGAGAAGTGATCTGCTGAATGAAGCTGACGAATCCTCCTTTCCTCCAAAGATCTTTGATGACTTTGAAAGATTAAGAACCGGGGAACCTATTCAGTATATACTGGGAAAAGGCCCTTTTTACGGACGGGAGTTTGTGGTTAGTCCTGCTACCTTGATCCCTCGAAATGAAACCGAAGAGTTGGTTCACCTGATTATCAAAGAAAACCCTAAAGCTGGATTGAGGATTTTGGACATAGGCACAGGCACAGGATGTATCCCAATTTCCTTGGCGTTGGAAATGAATATGCCTGAGGTTTTTGGTGTGGATATTTCTGAAGAAGCATTGGAAATAGCTGAGAAAAATGCGGAAGCTCTTGGAGCAAAAGTGACTTTCTCCAAAATTGATATTGTAAGCCAGACACCAGAAGTATCGGTGCTGGATATTCTGGTAAGTAATCCTCCCTACATTCCAGAGTGCGAAAAAACTGAAATGCATCGCAATGTGCTGGATTTTGAGCCTGAGCTGGCCCTATTTGTGAGCAATGAAGATTCGCTGATTTTTTACCGGACGATTGCTGAAAAAGGTAAAAAACTTCTAAAGTCTGGCGGAAAGTTGTACTTTGAAATCAATGAAAAATACGGTGAAGAAGTCGCATTTCTGCTGCGAGAGACTAACTATAGCGAAGTAAAAATTCTGAAGGATCTAAATGGAAAAGACAGAATGGTAAAAGCTCGCAAATAA
- a CDS encoding BF3164 family lipoprotein, with protein sequence MNRALIFLLLFFLVACTKNSQVENHRILKIEDFEEIAITSEKHYFGEVVNPSNIGLAHDKLVISEAWRVPEEHPRMHLVNTSNWTYDKPKGKHGQGPLEITDAEVLHYSDPGNFWIYNMNRRKLAQFSILDSSLLATKDWKFPEPMMDLWFLEFGSSGHYLGVPREGTHKILEFDSTGNLIAKYGEFELLKDRPDLTLSQVSLLEDGWFKGDPSIGLYVRACLRRDILEIFDYETKDFIRIEGPELAFPEFQYLESEFGGVMVYDRNVSYRYRDIAFSENYIFALYAGHGQLDYNKTGIMAEQIWVFDHKGKPLWNLRLDRSIIQIVVNEQTNEIYGLTTDEDPGIAVFQIPGELL encoded by the coding sequence ATGAACAGAGCGCTTATATTCCTTTTACTTTTTTTCCTAGTTGCCTGTACGAAGAACTCCCAAGTGGAAAATCATCGGATTCTTAAAATTGAGGACTTTGAGGAGATAGCGATTACTTCAGAAAAACACTATTTCGGGGAAGTAGTAAATCCATCCAACATAGGACTTGCCCATGATAAACTAGTTATTTCTGAGGCCTGGAGAGTACCGGAGGAGCATCCTAGAATGCATTTGGTCAATACCTCAAATTGGACGTATGACAAGCCAAAGGGTAAGCATGGCCAAGGACCGCTTGAAATTACTGATGCAGAGGTTTTGCACTACTCAGATCCGGGTAATTTCTGGATTTACAATATGAACAGGAGGAAATTGGCCCAATTTTCTATTCTAGACAGTTCTTTGTTGGCTACTAAAGATTGGAAATTTCCGGAACCCATGATGGATCTTTGGTTTTTAGAATTTGGGTCCAGTGGACATTATTTAGGAGTTCCAAGAGAAGGGACACATAAGATTTTAGAATTTGATTCTACCGGAAATTTGATAGCAAAATATGGTGAATTTGAACTGTTAAAGGACAGACCTGACCTCACTTTATCTCAGGTTTCACTGTTAGAAGATGGTTGGTTTAAGGGCGATCCTTCCATAGGGCTATATGTAAGAGCCTGTCTCCGCCGAGATATCCTTGAAATTTTTGATTATGAAACAAAGGACTTTATTAGGATAGAAGGGCCTGAGCTTGCCTTTCCAGAGTTTCAATATTTGGAATCGGAATTTGGGGGTGTGATGGTTTATGATCGAAATGTGTCGTATAGATACAGGGACATTGCTTTCTCGGAGAACTATATTTTTGCTCTTTATGCTGGACACGGTCAACTAGATTACAATAAAACGGGAATAATGGCTGAGCAAATTTGGGTTTTTGATCACAAAGGAAAACCTCTCTGGAATCTTAGACTGGACAGATCGATTATCCAAATTGTAGTTAACGAACAGACCAACGAAATCTACGGACTCACCACCGATGAAGATCCAGGAATAGCGGTGTTTCAGATCCCTGGGGAATTATTATAA
- the pheS gene encoding phenylalanine--tRNA ligase subunit alpha — MYQEKIDSIKAAISAADATNPEELEAYRMEYISKKSVVGALFADMGKIPNEEKKAYGQLVNGVKQLAESKFQELIEKVNQANKKSKSADIDLTLPPSNQSLGGIHPLTATRQRIIEIFERIGFNLSEGPEIEDDWHNFTALNFPENHPAREMQDTFFIEKNPDIALRTHTSSVQVRVMENQKPPIRTLSPGRVYRNEAISARAHCIFHQVEGLYVDENVGFADLKNTLYHFAKEMFGKETKVRFRPSYFPFTEPSAEIDISCLICGGKGCNVCKGSGWVEIGGSGMVDPNVLENCGIDSKKYTGFAFGMGIERIAMLKYQIKDLRLFTENDVRFLRQFRPLL, encoded by the coding sequence ATGTACCAGGAAAAAATCGATTCTATTAAAGCCGCTATTTCAGCCGCTGACGCTACAAATCCGGAAGAACTGGAGGCCTACAGAATGGAGTATATCTCCAAAAAATCTGTGGTGGGAGCACTTTTTGCCGATATGGGAAAAATCCCCAATGAGGAGAAAAAAGCCTATGGCCAGTTGGTAAACGGGGTGAAGCAATTGGCTGAATCTAAATTTCAGGAGCTAATCGAGAAAGTTAATCAGGCAAATAAAAAATCAAAGTCAGCAGATATTGACCTTACGCTGCCTCCTTCCAACCAGTCTCTGGGAGGAATCCATCCACTCACTGCCACACGGCAGCGCATCATAGAGATCTTTGAGCGTATAGGGTTCAACCTTTCTGAAGGACCGGAGATCGAGGACGATTGGCATAATTTTACTGCGCTGAATTTCCCTGAAAATCACCCAGCCCGTGAAATGCAGGACACGTTTTTCATTGAAAAAAACCCTGATATCGCCCTGAGAACGCACACTTCCTCGGTACAGGTGCGGGTGATGGAAAATCAAAAACCTCCTATCCGTACACTTTCCCCAGGACGGGTTTATAGAAATGAGGCGATCTCAGCACGGGCACATTGTATTTTCCATCAGGTGGAGGGACTGTATGTAGATGAAAATGTGGGTTTTGCAGATCTGAAAAACACCTTATATCACTTTGCCAAAGAGATGTTTGGCAAGGAGACCAAGGTACGTTTTAGACCATCTTACTTTCCTTTTACCGAACCTAGCGCTGAGATTGATATCTCTTGCCTGATCTGTGGAGGCAAAGGCTGTAACGTCTGCAAAGGTAGTGGCTGGGTAGAGATTGGAGGATCTGGAATGGTGGATCCCAATGTGCTGGAAAACTGCGGGATCGATTCGAAGAAATATACTGGCTTTGCATTCGGTATGGGTATAGAGCGAATCGCCATGCTGAAGTATCAGATCAAAGATCTGCGATTGTTTACAGAGAATGATGTGAGATTCCTGAGGCAGTTTAGGCCATTGCTTTAG
- a CDS encoding type II toxin-antitoxin system RelE family toxin → MSYKVLVTSIFQKDTKRLFKKHPSIKSDLRQLIKSLEENPTLGTSLGNSLYKIRVSIGSTGKGKSGGARVISLVKVVNESVFLLTIYSKSEKSSISKEELKELILKLKK, encoded by the coding sequence ATGAGCTATAAAGTTTTAGTCACAAGCATCTTTCAAAAGGATACAAAACGACTTTTCAAAAAACATCCTTCCATTAAATCAGATCTTCGACAGCTTATTAAATCACTTGAGGAAAATCCAACTCTAGGAACTTCTTTGGGAAATAGTTTGTATAAAATCCGCGTGTCAATTGGTTCCACTGGTAAGGGGAAGTCAGGCGGAGCAAGAGTAATATCTCTGGTAAAAGTGGTTAATGAGTCAGTTTTTTTACTAACAATATATTCTAAATCAGAGAAAAGTTCAATTTCAAAGGAAGAACTTAAAGAATTGATTTTGAAGCTCAAAAAGTAG
- a CDS encoding class I tRNA ligase family protein: protein MSQKKCPHCGKWSIWTNNYEDRCEHCGELLSPVELQREQKKVMDKDRNEKEWMFYINPDDSSIVKFFKKSGNLFYTVFMAIMTFIMWLIAALPG, encoded by the coding sequence ATGAGTCAGAAAAAATGCCCCCATTGCGGAAAATGGTCGATCTGGACCAACAACTATGAAGATCGCTGTGAGCACTGCGGGGAATTGCTTTCTCCGGTAGAACTGCAAAGAGAACAGAAAAAAGTCATGGATAAGGACCGGAACGAAAAGGAGTGGATGTTTTACATTAATCCTGATGACAGCTCTATCGTTAAGTTTTTTAAGAAATCCGGCAATCTCTTTTATACTGTTTTTATGGCGATTATGACCTTTATCATGTGGCTGATCGCAGCTTTGCCAGGATGA
- a CDS encoding NAD(P)/FAD-dependent oxidoreductase: MEKNQVTVLGAGLIGSLMAIYLKRQGLEVEVFDKRPDKRKSSFEEGKRSINMALSHRGWNALEEVGLKDKVMPLAIPMYGRKVHDEHGGTTFISYGKENQAIYSLSRGKFNQLLVEEGERLGVHFNFEHKCTDVDFRNQEINFQTPSGEKKVLAPVLFGSDGAYSALRLAMQKQIRFNYKQEYISHEYKELTIPATADGDFAMDPNALHIWPRGKFMLIALPNPDKTFTCTLFLPHSGSKVCFEKINDEKDLEILFSNYFDDAYQLMPDLKTEFFANPTSALINVECFPWVQGTSLLMGDASHAMVPFYGQGMNCGFEDCSILNGLIDKFGTNSWDLVFEKFQKKRKIDTDAICQLAMENFEEMKDSVADPKFVLRKKIEAKLYELYPNDWIPLYSMVTFSNMRYSEAYAQGKLQEAIMDQVMADPLITENWNKLDYEDIIYKMETAKAV, encoded by the coding sequence ATGGAAAAGAATCAAGTGACCGTATTAGGAGCCGGGTTGATAGGCTCTCTAATGGCTATATATTTGAAGCGCCAAGGCTTAGAAGTAGAAGTCTTCGATAAACGACCTGACAAGCGAAAATCAAGCTTTGAAGAAGGCAAAAGATCCATCAATATGGCACTTAGCCACCGAGGATGGAATGCCTTGGAAGAAGTAGGGCTAAAAGATAAAGTAATGCCATTGGCTATTCCTATGTACGGGCGCAAAGTCCATGACGAACATGGAGGCACTACTTTTATTTCCTACGGAAAAGAAAACCAGGCGATTTACTCACTTTCAAGGGGAAAATTCAATCAACTTCTGGTAGAGGAAGGTGAGCGGCTGGGAGTTCATTTCAACTTTGAGCATAAATGCACCGATGTGGATTTCCGTAATCAGGAGATCAACTTCCAGACTCCTTCCGGAGAAAAGAAGGTATTGGCACCGGTGCTTTTTGGATCGGATGGAGCGTACTCCGCACTTCGGCTGGCTATGCAAAAGCAAATCCGATTCAATTACAAGCAGGAATACATTTCCCACGAATATAAGGAGCTGACCATACCGGCCACTGCTGATGGGGATTTTGCGATGGATCCCAACGCGTTACATATCTGGCCTAGGGGCAAGTTTATGCTGATCGCACTTCCCAACCCGGACAAAACCTTTACCTGCACTCTGTTTTTGCCACACAGTGGCTCCAAAGTATGTTTCGAAAAAATCAACGACGAAAAAGATCTTGAGATCTTATTCTCTAATTATTTCGACGACGCATATCAACTGATGCCAGATCTGAAAACTGAGTTTTTCGCCAATCCTACTTCAGCGCTGATCAATGTGGAATGCTTCCCCTGGGTACAGGGCACCAGCTTGCTCATGGGAGATGCGAGTCACGCAATGGTTCCCTTCTATGGACAGGGTATGAATTGTGGGTTTGAAGATTGCTCTATTTTAAATGGTCTGATCGATAAGTTTGGGACCAATTCTTGGGATTTGGTATTTGAGAAGTTCCAGAAGAAACGGAAGATAGATACCGATGCGATCTGTCAATTGGCCATGGAGAATTTTGAGGAAATGAAAGATTCTGTGGCAGATCCTAAATTTGTTCTTCGTAAAAAAATAGAGGCCAAGCTGTACGAGCTATACCCAAATGACTGGATTCCGCTGTATTCTATGGTTACTTTCTCGAATATGAGATACTCAGAGGCTTATGCCCAAGGCAAGCTACAAGAGGCGATCATGGATCAGGTGATGGCAGATCCCCTGATCACGGAAAACTGGAATAAACTAGACTACGAGGATATCATCTATAAAATGGAAACAGCGAAAGCGGTCTAA
- a CDS encoding magnesium citrate secondary transporter has protein sequence MADRSFARMITVAKNPIFIFASVAFWINQYLEKSLGIFVPIYHAYGDDLMAMPVVFGICLQVMRWIHPMKNELTFTSKQLIIGLVYFSLVFEVFLPLLSTTYTADLLDVLCYSIGTLIFYKFMNKPALQSKKSQAL, from the coding sequence GTGGCTGATCGCAGCTTTGCCAGGATGATTACAGTAGCTAAAAACCCTATTTTTATCTTCGCCTCTGTAGCTTTTTGGATAAATCAATACCTAGAAAAATCACTTGGGATTTTTGTTCCAATTTACCATGCCTATGGAGATGACCTGATGGCCATGCCTGTAGTATTTGGGATTTGTCTGCAAGTAATGAGGTGGATTCACCCCATGAAAAATGAGCTGACTTTTACCTCAAAGCAGCTGATAATAGGGTTGGTTTATTTTTCACTGGTATTCGAGGTTTTCCTGCCCTTACTATCTACCACTTACACAGCTGATCTTCTGGATGTACTTTGCTATTCGATCGGCACACTCATTTTTTATAAGTTTATGAATAAACCTGCTCTCCAATCCAAAAAATCCCAGGCGCTTTGA
- a CDS encoding 3-hydroxyanthranilate 3,4-dioxygenase has protein sequence MALAQPFNFKKWIDENRHLLKPPIGNQQVYKGNDDFIVMVVGGPNSRKDYHSNEGEEFFYQVEGDIVLKVIEEGKPKDIAIREGEIFLLPAKVPHSPRRPANTIGLVIERYRRAGEVDGFIWHCENCGEKLYEEFFEVTDIVKQLPPVQERFWGNPAHNTCKNCGTVMEK, from the coding sequence ATGGCATTAGCTCAACCTTTCAATTTTAAAAAATGGATAGACGAAAATAGGCATCTTTTAAAGCCACCAATCGGTAACCAACAGGTTTACAAAGGCAATGATGATTTTATAGTTATGGTCGTCGGTGGACCAAATTCGAGAAAAGATTATCATTCCAATGAAGGGGAGGAGTTCTTCTATCAGGTAGAAGGAGATATAGTTCTGAAGGTGATCGAAGAAGGGAAACCAAAAGATATAGCTATCCGGGAAGGCGAAATATTCCTACTTCCAGCAAAAGTCCCACATTCTCCACGCCGTCCTGCTAATACAATCGGGCTGGTAATCGAGCGATACAGAAGAGCAGGAGAAGTGGATGGTTTTATATGGCACTGTGAAAATTGTGGTGAAAAGCTGTATGAGGAGTTCTTTGAAGTCACAGACATCGTCAAGCAGCTTCCTCCAGTGCAGGAGAGATTCTGGGGCAATCCTGCACATAATACCTGCAAAAACTGTGGGACAGTGATGGAAAAATAA
- a CDS encoding dipeptidase — MKIPILDMHCDLLSYLARIPNANAYSKDDIACAIPFLQEGNVRAQILAIYTDVKPESMDLAKRQAEIFSDLLVKSGEDVAYLDSGFVESWEQQKRIGIKASVENAAGIGNEEASWQEIYSQFDFILEKVKSLAYISLTHHTENRFGGGNYTEGIGLKDDGKKLLDYMAGKNIPVDLSHTSDLLAEGILNHIDSNSLGIPVIASHSNFRELWNHPRNLTDEFAKEIIHREGIIGVNFLRAFLDPEVPERLFDHIFHGFQIGGEKSICFGADYFYTKDFKDPNRFPFYFPLVENAGKYPSLLKSLEDKLSAENLEGLAFRNALEFYRKLQR, encoded by the coding sequence ATGAAAATTCCTATACTAGATATGCATTGTGATTTATTGTCCTACTTGGCAAGAATCCCTAATGCTAATGCTTACTCAAAAGACGATATCGCCTGTGCTATTCCTTTTCTCCAAGAGGGAAATGTCCGGGCTCAGATCCTGGCTATTTATACTGACGTAAAGCCGGAAAGTATGGATCTGGCAAAAAGGCAGGCTGAGATTTTTTCAGACCTACTAGTTAAATCCGGGGAGGATGTAGCCTATTTGGACTCCGGTTTTGTGGAAAGCTGGGAGCAGCAGAAGCGGATAGGTATAAAAGCATCTGTGGAAAATGCAGCGGGTATAGGTAATGAAGAAGCAAGCTGGCAGGAGATCTACAGTCAGTTTGACTTTATTCTGGAAAAAGTCAAATCACTTGCTTACATCAGTCTAACCCATCACACAGAGAACCGTTTTGGTGGTGGAAATTACACGGAAGGAATAGGGTTGAAAGACGACGGGAAAAAGCTTCTGGACTACATGGCTGGGAAAAATATCCCGGTTGATCTATCGCATACCTCCGATTTACTGGCTGAAGGGATATTAAACCATATAGACAGCAATAGCTTAGGGATTCCAGTCATAGCTAGTCATTCCAATTTTAGGGAACTGTGGAATCATCCCCGCAATCTCACGGATGAATTTGCCAAGGAAATTATCCATAGGGAAGGGATTATTGGGGTGAATTTCTTGCGTGCTTTCCTTGACCCGGAAGTGCCGGAGCGCTTATTTGACCATATTTTCCATGGTTTTCAGATTGGTGGAGAAAAATCCATCTGCTTCGGGGCGGACTATTTCTATACCAAGGATTTCAAAGACCCAAACCGTTTTCCATTTTATTTCCCACTGGTGGAGAATGCCGGGAAATATCCCTCTCTCCTCAAGAGTCTGGAAGATAAGTTAAGCGCTGAAAATCTAGAAGGCTTGGCGTTTCGCAATGCGCTTGAATTTTACCGTAAACTCCAGAGATAA